One Actinomycetota bacterium DNA segment encodes these proteins:
- a CDS encoding DUF3089 domain-containing protein, with amino-acid sequence MPYIVWRASTRRSLRSATIGEPRLFGRDRRLPFAIVLVRRVVPVVLGTLLLAAACSSSNGGAAGPTTSAASRRGGAEIFFPGYKSDVYASVEHWLCRPDLVRNRCGGDLDATVVAADGTLTPEPFVPAKRPAFDCFYVYPTVRLGAEGNAAFDGKYTEETFTVRTQAARFGKECGIYAPLYRQRTLTAPSNANVDYSGIAYADVLDAFRYYLGHLNGGRPFVLIGHSQGAGHLRRLIAEEIDPNPKLRDRLISGLLLGSAVGVPAGKDVGGSFKHVAACRASSNVGCVITYSSFRSTSPPPADSLFGRVREPGQRALCTNPASLGGGSGPLVSYFDARDTAQLIGRVFRVFAAGVANPPAISTPFVALPGLVSSACVDAGPFSYLQLTVHPDPGPRVDDIGGDLTAQWGMHLVDVNVALGNLIDLVGRQAKAWRAAH; translated from the coding sequence GTGCCGTACATCGTGTGGAGAGCATCGACGAGACGATCGCTGAGATCGGCCACGATCGGCGAGCCTAGGCTGTTCGGCCGGGACAGGCGGCTACCGTTTGCGATCGTGCTCGTGCGACGCGTCGTCCCGGTCGTCCTGGGCACCCTGCTGCTCGCCGCCGCGTGCTCGAGCAGCAACGGCGGCGCGGCCGGGCCGACCACGAGTGCGGCATCTCGCCGCGGGGGAGCGGAGATCTTCTTCCCGGGGTACAAGAGCGACGTCTACGCGTCCGTCGAGCACTGGCTCTGTCGCCCCGACCTCGTCCGAAACCGCTGCGGCGGCGACCTCGACGCGACGGTGGTGGCGGCCGACGGCACGCTCACCCCGGAGCCGTTCGTCCCGGCCAAGCGGCCGGCATTCGACTGCTTCTACGTGTACCCGACCGTCCGGCTCGGTGCCGAAGGCAACGCGGCGTTCGACGGCAAGTACACGGAGGAGACCTTCACCGTCCGCACCCAGGCCGCCCGGTTCGGCAAGGAGTGCGGGATCTACGCACCGCTCTACCGGCAGCGCACGCTCACGGCCCCCTCCAACGCCAACGTCGATTACAGCGGGATCGCGTACGCCGACGTGCTGGACGCCTTCCGCTACTACCTCGGCCACCTCAACGGAGGACGGCCGTTCGTGCTCATCGGGCACTCGCAGGGCGCCGGCCACCTGCGCCGCCTCATCGCCGAGGAGATTGACCCCAACCCGAAGCTGCGCGACCGCTTGATCTCGGGCCTGCTGCTGGGCAGCGCGGTCGGCGTGCCCGCCGGGAAGGACGTTGGCGGTTCGTTCAAGCACGTTGCTGCGTGTCGCGCATCGTCCAACGTCGGCTGTGTGATCACCTACTCCTCGTTCCGCTCGACGTCGCCGCCCCCGGCCGACTCGCTCTTCGGACGCGTGCGGGAGCCGGGCCAGCGGGCGTTGTGCACCAACCCGGCCAGCCTCGGTGGCGGCAGCGGCCCGTTGGTGTCGTACTTCGACGCGAGAGACACCGCCCAGCTCATCGGCCGGGTGTTCCGCGTGTTCGCCGCGGGCGTCGCCAACCCGCCTGCGATCTCCACGCCATTCGTCGCCCTGCCCGGCCTCGTGTCGTCGGCCTGCGTCGACGCAGGCCCGTTCTCATACCTGCAGCTGACCGTGCATCCCGATCCCGGCCCTCGCGTCGACGACATCG
- a CDS encoding catalase family peroxidase: MADLSDRLVDALHTMYGTHPGHRAAHAKGMLCAATFTATPAAAELSRAEHLQGARLRAHVRFSNGNGDPGVPDGTRDGRGVAVKVYLPAGGTTDIVGLSLPTFFVRTPEDLLAFNEARRPDPATGQLDMEKVGAFLAAHPETVPAVTAAITAPMPESYARLTYHGIHAFKFVAADGSSRHARWHLVPDDGDASISDDEAAARDPDYLQQELADRLATAPAGFHLELELAEADDAVDDPTAVWPEGRTRVRIARVEVTGLAFDRERDGDILVFDPTRVPDGIELTADPILHARSGAYRVSVARRTAAPS; this comes from the coding sequence GTGGCCGATCTCAGCGATCGTCTCGTCGATGCTCTCCACACGATGTACGGCACCCACCCGGGTCACCGTGCCGCGCACGCCAAGGGGATGCTGTGCGCGGCAACGTTCACGGCGACGCCCGCGGCCGCCGAGCTCAGCCGGGCCGAGCACCTCCAGGGAGCTCGGTTGCGCGCCCACGTGCGCTTCTCCAACGGCAACGGCGACCCCGGCGTCCCCGACGGCACCCGCGACGGGCGCGGTGTCGCGGTCAAGGTCTACCTGCCCGCCGGGGGCACCACCGACATCGTCGGGCTCAGCCTGCCGACGTTCTTCGTGCGCACACCCGAGGACCTGCTGGCTTTCAACGAGGCGCGCCGGCCCGATCCGGCCACCGGCCAGCTCGACATGGAGAAGGTCGGCGCGTTCCTCGCCGCGCACCCCGAGACCGTGCCGGCCGTGACCGCGGCGATCACGGCCCCGATGCCGGAGAGCTACGCCCGCCTGACCTACCACGGCATCCACGCCTTCAAGTTCGTCGCCGCCGACGGGTCGTCCCGCCATGCGCGCTGGCACCTCGTTCCCGACGACGGCGACGCGTCGATCAGCGACGACGAGGCCGCGGCGCGCGATCCCGATTACCTGCAGCAGGAGCTGGCCGATCGCCTCGCGACGGCACCGGCCGGGTTTCATCTCGAGCTCGAGCTCGCCGAGGCAGACGACGCGGTCGACGATCCCACCGCCGTCTGGCCCGAGGGACGCACCCGCGTGCGCATCGCCCGGGTCGAGGTCACCGGCCTCGCCTTCGACCGCGAACGCGACGGCGACATCCTCGTGTTCGACCCGACGCGCGTCCCCGACGGCATCGAGCTCACCGCCGACCCCATCCTCCACGCCCGCTCGGGCGCGTACCGGGTGTCGGTGGCCCGGCGCACCGCCGCCCCGAGCTGA
- a CDS encoding aminotransferase class V-fold PLP-dependent enzyme, translated as MIDVERARADTPGCGRVVHLNNAGAALAPRPVLEAMIGHLEREAGIGGYEAAEEAASRVEHTYDALARLIGAEPHEIAVAESATRAWDMALYAVGLGPGDRVLTGRSEYVSNVIALLQVAARTGARIEVVDDDQHGQIDVDALRTRVDDDVKLIALTHVPANNGLVNPAAEVGRIAHDAGALFLLDACQSVGQLRVDVDELRCDILAAPGRKFLRGPRGTGFSYTRASVIERLEPPLLDVHAARWTAPDRYELRDDARRFESWESNYAAKIGLGVAVDYALEVGIEAIEARVSGLAARLRTELATIPGVAVHDRGRRLCGIVTFSVGSLPAVEVRRRLREQAINTWVAWHEHALLAGPDGPPGDLVRASVHYYNTDDELGALCDGVRGLAR; from the coding sequence TTGATCGACGTCGAGCGAGCCCGCGCGGACACCCCTGGCTGCGGCCGCGTCGTCCATCTCAACAACGCGGGTGCGGCGCTCGCGCCCCGCCCCGTGCTCGAGGCGATGATCGGGCACCTCGAACGGGAAGCCGGCATCGGCGGGTACGAGGCGGCCGAGGAGGCCGCGTCGCGCGTCGAGCACACCTATGACGCGCTCGCGAGGCTCATCGGCGCGGAGCCGCACGAGATCGCCGTCGCCGAAAGCGCCACCCGCGCCTGGGACATGGCCCTCTACGCGGTCGGCCTGGGGCCGGGCGATCGGGTGCTGACCGGCCGCAGCGAATACGTGAGCAACGTCATCGCGCTCCTGCAGGTGGCCGCCCGCACCGGGGCGCGCATCGAGGTCGTCGACGACGATCAGCACGGTCAGATTGACGTGGATGCGCTTCGCACGCGCGTCGACGACGACGTGAAGCTGATAGCGCTCACCCATGTTCCCGCCAACAACGGACTGGTGAACCCGGCGGCGGAGGTGGGCCGGATCGCGCACGATGCCGGCGCCCTGTTCCTGCTCGACGCGTGCCAGTCGGTGGGTCAGCTGCGGGTCGACGTCGACGAGCTGAGATGCGACATCCTCGCCGCGCCGGGGCGCAAGTTCCTGCGCGGGCCGCGCGGCACGGGTTTCTCCTATACACGGGCTTCGGTCATCGAGCGACTCGAGCCGCCGCTGCTCGACGTGCACGCGGCGCGCTGGACGGCACCCGATCGTTACGAGTTGCGCGACGACGCCCGTCGCTTCGAGAGCTGGGAGTCGAACTACGCGGCCAAGATCGGGCTCGGTGTGGCCGTCGACTACGCGCTCGAAGTCGGGATCGAGGCCATCGAGGCGCGGGTGTCCGGGCTCGCGGCCCGGCTCCGGACCGAGCTCGCCACCATCCCCGGCGTGGCGGTGCACGATCGTGGCCGGCGGCTCTGCGGCATCGTGACCTTCTCCGTCGGGTCGCTACCGGCGGTCGAGGTGCGCCGGAGGTTGCGGGAACAGGCGATCAACACGTGGGTCGCCTGGCACGAGCACGCCCTGCTGGCCGGCCCCGACGGCCCGCCGGGCGACCTGGTCCGGGCCTCAGTGCACTACTACAACACCGACGACGAGCTGGGCGCCCTCTGCGACGGGGTCCGGGGCCTCGCTCGCTGA